TAATTGATCCTTTATTTCTTGGCATAACACCTGCCTCAATTCGATGAAAGTCCGCTTCTTCAAACGCGAACCTAATTGCGAGCTTGACCGCTTCTGTCATGTATCCATGCCCTTTATATCGATGATCCAGTCCATAGCCAATCATACATTTTTCAGCTGTTCCTCTTTCAATGAAAAAAAATGAGACCGTTCCTACTAGTTTGTTGCTTCCATTAATAAAGATACCAAATTGATACCCCTTATCCTCTTCCCATGCCTTTTTATCCTTTTCTATCATTTCTTCCTGCTTTTCTAATGTAAAAAAGTCATCCTTTTTATCAACAGGAGAATAACGATCAAATATCTCCCTATTCTCTTTATTCATATCTAACAATGCAGATGCATCCTCTTTTTGTAATGCTCGAATCGTAATGTTTGTTCCAATTAATTCACTTTTCACTTTCTTCCACCCCTTACATTCTCTTTCTCATCTATCTATTGTAATAGAAGTTAGCGAATATTTCCTGCTTTAAAATCGATAGTGTAACTGCTACTAAATTATTCTAGTAAAATGTCTTTTATCTATTTGTCGAAATTATTCACCCTATGTAACGTAAGACAATTTCTACTTCTTTGAAAATGTAAATTTCCATACTATACTCAAAAAAACTGGTGATCCTTTAATAGCGGATTCACCAGTTTCTGCGCTTGTCATTTTTAGGATCTTTTTGTAAAATTATTCTAAATTAGTAATTTAAAATGTTACTTTTACATTCTAAACCTTTATTATAATTGTATCGCTGTTACAGTATTAATATCTGGAAGGTCTGTTAATGCTTTTATGTTTTCATCATCTAGATTTTTATCCACTGTTAATAACATAATAGCTTCCCCACCAATATCTGCTCTACCTACTTGCATCGTCGCAATATTAATCTTATGTTCTGCAAGAATGGTACCTACTTTACCTATTGCACCCGGTTGATCTTTATGGTGAATAAACACTATATTACCTTCTGGAACTACATCAACACTATATGATTCAACTTGAAC
The nucleotide sequence above comes from Paraliobacillus zengyii. Encoded proteins:
- a CDS encoding GNAT family N-acetyltransferase, coding for MKSELIGTNITIRALQKEDASALLDMNKENREIFDRYSPVDKKDDFFTLEKQEEMIEKDKKAWEEDKGYQFGIFINGSNKLVGTVSFFFIERGTAEKCMIGYGLDHRYKGHGYMTEAVKLAIRFAFEEADFHRIEAGVMPRNKGSINVLEHCGFKKEGTLRDQLKINGKFEDHHIYSILSTD